A stretch of DNA from Coccidioides posadasii str. Silveira chromosome 1, complete sequence:
TCGATGATTAGAGATGAGAGGGCATGGGAAGAAGATTCGCCCGGAGCCATTGTATGTCGGGAAGAGGATCACAGATCTCCTCCAATGTTCTTTCTAGACAGAGTTTGAGGTTTGCCTTGAATTGCTCCATGACACAGAGCATATGGCAATATCCAGAGCAAAGAACAGGGGTGACAAGAAGGGAACGGAAGGGAACAGAAGGGAACGGTACTTAACTAGTGCCCACCCGGGTTTTCTCTTATGTTCTTGTAGAAACGCTTATCACTCCTATCAAATTTTACTCGAGTTCATTTTGTTCCATTTCCTTGAACCTTGTGTAGCACACTGATTTCAAAGACTTTGCATTGTCTGTGTGCAAAAATTTCCAGCCATGGGCAACGAAACATCCAAAAGTGACAACAAAGGTCGCATTATTACCATTTCTGCCCCGCAAGGAGGATTGCAGATGGTCCCAACTCCTGAGCGCGACCCGCAGGGTGCTCCCGTCCGCCATCGCGATTTTGACATCAACCGTGCCAACCTCTTGGTCGCTTTTCAACATATGGCGGAGTATCTTCAAAGTCAAAATGCTGATGTCACCGTCGTTGCGGTTGGAGGAGCAGTCAACACAATCTACCTACAGAACCGAGAGGTTACTCACGATGTTGATTTCTTTGGCGGCAATGAACAAAGCCGTCTTCTCAAAGATGCGTCAAAATATGCTCAGCAAGAAAGCAAGATCCAACTGGGTGCGAATTGGCTGAACAACGCGACCACTCTCTTTATTCCCTTAGCATTGCAGGCTCGGATTATCCAAGCCGCCATGCAACAGAACGTGGTGCTATTTCGAGAGAAAGGACTTACGGTCTTGGCTGCGCCCTGGGATTA
This window harbors:
- a CDS encoding uncharacterized protein (EggNog:ENOG410PPTT), encoding MGNETSKSDNKGRIITISAPQGGLQMVPTPERDPQGAPVRHRDFDINRANLLVAFQHMAEYLQSQNADVTVVAVGGAVNTIYLQNREVTHDVDFFGGNEQSRLLKDASKYAQQESKIQLGANWLNNATTLFIPLALQARIIQAAMQQNVVLFREKGLTVLAAPWDYAFCGKTNRMGGPDERPYDCKDAVGYLREYILSNGEKPVKAREIEEWGKIYGKMVTTCALKQISSSYEQAYGQDGIIF